One Flavobacterium sp. 90 DNA segment encodes these proteins:
- the ilvN gene encoding acetolactate synthase small subunit produces the protein MKEEYTLTVYAEDQMGTINKIAIMFLRKKINLKSLNISSCEIDMMYRFTIVVNETSEIVKNLKFQIEKIIEVFKCYCSTNQEIISSQTAMYKVSTDMIMNEANIDHLMRQYNARFLIIEKDYAVFEATGQENEIDNLTKSLNKFGLIEVIKTSRIALIKSCEGFAVELLNM, from the coding sequence ATGAAAGAAGAATACACATTAACAGTTTACGCAGAAGATCAAATGGGCACGATTAATAAAATAGCTATAATGTTTCTAAGAAAAAAAATTAATTTGAAAAGCCTTAATATTTCCTCATGTGAAATTGATATGATGTACCGTTTTACCATTGTAGTGAATGAGACCTCTGAAATTGTAAAAAACTTGAAGTTTCAGATAGAGAAAATTATTGAAGTTTTTAAATGCTACTGCAGTACAAATCAAGAAATCATCTCGTCACAGACGGCCATGTATAAAGTATCAACCGACATGATTATGAACGAAGCAAATATTGATCATTTAATGCGACAATATAACGCCAGATTCTTAATAATTGAAAAAGATTATGCTGTATTTGAAGCTACAGGACAAGAAAATGAGATCGATAACTTAACGAAATCATTAAATAAATTTGGGCTAATTGAAGTTATCAAAACTTCGAGAATTGCACTTATAAAATCCTGTGAGGGATTTGCAGTGGAATTATTGAATATGTAA
- the ilvA gene encoding threonine ammonia-lyase IlvA codes for MDLFKEIHLAKKQLHNVLLPTPLIESSTLSKQYAATILLKREDLQVAHSFKIRGAYNKIKSLTAAEKELGIICASDGNHAHGVAYCCNLLKIKGKIYMPKNTSEQKVKQVQLFGKDYIEIILAGNFFDQAYAIALGDASIHHKVFIHSSEDIKVIAGQGTVGLEVLEEYQKKIIDYVFVPMEGGGLAAGLSTVFGQLSPNTKIIGVTAQDNFSTEIFIQNNNKNSLDPVDQFVYDTSIKKSDSLTSEICQKNLNDIIKIPKGKACVAQLQLFNNEEINIDPTGVLTIAALDSYAEQIRGKTVVCILSGGLKHMEREDEIREHSLLFEGLVHYFLVDFPQRPGILKEFINDVLSTDDHLTYFQSVKKQNSETESVLMRLVVKNPDNILNIKSNMQAKKILYQNLNEKYDLFASNITLVNIM; via the coding sequence ATGGATTTATTCAAAGAAATACATCTAGCAAAAAAGCAATTACATAATGTACTGTTACCTACTCCATTAATTGAAAGCTCAACCCTTTCAAAACAGTATGCTGCGACTATTTTACTAAAACGCGAAGATCTCCAAGTAGCTCATTCTTTTAAAATAAGAGGGGCATATAATAAAATAAAATCACTTACCGCTGCAGAAAAAGAACTTGGAATTATTTGTGCCAGTGATGGAAATCATGCTCATGGAGTTGCCTATTGCTGCAATCTTTTAAAAATAAAGGGAAAAATATATATGCCGAAAAATACATCTGAGCAAAAAGTGAAACAAGTCCAGCTGTTTGGAAAAGATTATATAGAAATAATTCTGGCGGGTAACTTTTTTGATCAGGCTTATGCAATAGCTTTAGGCGATGCCTCCATACATCATAAAGTATTTATCCATTCTTCTGAAGATATAAAGGTTATTGCCGGTCAGGGAACTGTAGGTTTGGAAGTTCTTGAAGAATATCAAAAAAAAATAATTGATTATGTTTTTGTACCAATGGAAGGAGGAGGTTTGGCCGCAGGATTATCAACTGTTTTTGGGCAATTAAGTCCAAACACTAAAATTATCGGGGTTACGGCTCAAGACAATTTCTCAACCGAAATTTTTATTCAAAATAACAATAAAAACTCTTTAGATCCAGTAGACCAATTTGTATATGATACATCTATAAAAAAATCTGATAGTCTAACTTCAGAGATATGTCAAAAAAATCTAAATGACATTATAAAAATTCCTAAGGGAAAAGCATGCGTCGCTCAATTACAATTATTCAATAACGAAGAGATAAATATTGACCCTACCGGCGTATTAACTATTGCTGCGCTGGATTCTTATGCTGAGCAGATAAGGGGAAAAACGGTGGTCTGTATCTTAAGCGGTGGTCTAAAACATATGGAAAGAGAAGATGAAATACGAGAACACTCCTTATTATTTGAGGGACTAGTACATTATTTTTTAGTCGATTTTCCACAACGGCCTGGAATATTAAAAGAATTTATTAATGATGTACTTAGTACGGATGATCATCTTACATATTTTCAGTCTGTCAAAAAACAAAATTCTGAAACAGAATCTGTACTAATGAGATTAGTTGTAAAAAATCCAGATAACATTCTAAACATAAAATCCAATATGCAGGCAAAAAAAATCCTATACCAAAATCTTAATGAAAAATATGATCTATTTGCCTCAAATATTACATTAGTTAATATAATGTAA
- a CDS encoding RNA polymerase sigma factor, translating into MSLNKLNDGIIISFANGNKVAFIAVYNHYHQIVFNNVARLIPQTDVVEDVLQEVFLKLWENKHKFQDEHAVASWLFSVSYNQSISHIRKLIRERKYMESMKADVNFEYDPESEVEIENIKENILAEAINQLPLRKKQAFELCKLQGKTYAEAAEIMNISSETVKEHITLSLKFVHTYTVNRYEKESAISLFIIGLYFRT; encoded by the coding sequence ATGTCTTTAAATAAGCTAAATGATGGGATTATTATTTCTTTTGCCAACGGTAATAAGGTTGCTTTTATAGCCGTTTATAATCATTATCATCAAATAGTATTTAACAACGTCGCACGGCTTATTCCTCAAACGGATGTTGTTGAAGATGTATTACAGGAAGTTTTTTTGAAGCTTTGGGAAAACAAACATAAATTCCAGGACGAGCACGCAGTAGCTTCGTGGTTATTCTCTGTTAGTTACAACCAGTCTATTTCTCATATCAGAAAATTGATTAGAGAAAGAAAGTATATGGAATCTATGAAAGCAGATGTCAATTTTGAATATGATCCCGAAAGCGAAGTCGAAATAGAGAACATCAAAGAAAATATTTTGGCGGAAGCTATTAATCAGTTACCATTGCGCAAAAAACAGGCTTTTGAACTTTGTAAATTACAGGGGAAAACCTATGCCGAAGCTGCCGAAATTATGAATATATCTTCAGAAACGGTAAAAGAGCATATTACCCTTTCCCTAAAATTTGTACATACCTATACAGTAAATCGCTACGAAAAAGAGTCAGCGATATCTTTATTTATCATTGGTTTATACTTCCGTACTTAG
- a CDS encoding FecR family protein, whose amino-acid sequence MNKIQSIIEKLWKGTLSPEEITILENALKNVNDEESNQVKNHFRKLYEQDDAPDQSNKNKAILLKRILKSIDDSEVRQPKRLTLSSRYTWWAAAAIVGICTLFLFQINNHSLGKADNKIVQVIQNLKIIKNKQQHNINVDLPDGSAIVLFPKSAISYNQEFNKKDRIINLKGKAIFKVAKNKTKPFSVLSERFSTTALGTQFLVNTTKENQIEVKLFEGHVRVRDTHSKGKNIPDIYLKPGQLLTLNKLSPKYEISTFRLNENTLVPTAKITPKNQTVKNNGSLNFNNAPLNMVLQKLSEKYKTAIDYDKETVEGLYFTGRVEQTDRLNTVLSIITKMNDLKLKEEQGKLIITKYNN is encoded by the coding sequence ATGAATAAAATTCAATCAATAATTGAAAAATTGTGGAAAGGAACTTTAAGTCCCGAAGAAATCACAATATTGGAAAATGCTTTAAAAAATGTAAATGACGAAGAAAGTAATCAAGTCAAAAATCATTTTAGAAAATTATACGAGCAGGATGATGCCCCTGATCAAAGCAATAAAAACAAGGCAATACTTTTAAAACGCATTTTGAAATCTATTGATGATAGCGAAGTGCGTCAGCCAAAACGATTGACTCTTAGTTCAAGATATACATGGTGGGCCGCAGCAGCTATAGTTGGTATTTGTACTTTATTTCTTTTCCAAATAAATAATCACTCACTGGGTAAAGCAGATAACAAAATTGTACAAGTAATTCAAAATTTAAAAATAATTAAAAATAAGCAACAACATAATATAAATGTTGATTTACCTGATGGGTCTGCAATTGTTTTATTTCCTAAAAGTGCAATTTCTTATAATCAGGAATTTAATAAAAAAGACAGGATAATCAACCTGAAAGGAAAAGCAATATTTAAAGTTGCCAAAAATAAGACAAAACCTTTCAGCGTACTTTCTGAGAGATTTTCTACCACCGCCTTAGGAACACAATTCTTAGTAAATACCACTAAAGAGAATCAGATTGAGGTAAAACTTTTTGAAGGACATGTAAGGGTGCGAGATACACATAGCAAAGGAAAAAACATTCCGGACATCTATCTAAAACCCGGACAATTGCTGACTTTGAACAAGCTAAGTCCTAAATACGAAATAAGCACATTTAGATTAAACGAAAATACACTGGTACCTACAGCTAAAATTACTCCTAAAAATCAGACAGTGAAAAATAATGGCTCTTTGAATTTTAATAATGCACCACTTAATATGGTATTACAGAAACTAAGTGAAAAATATAAAACGGCTATAGACTATGACAAGGAAACTGTTGAAGGGCTTTATTTTACAGGAAGGGTCGAACAAACAGACAGACTCAACACCGTATTATCAATAATAACAAAAATGAATGACTTAAAATTAAAAGAAGAGCAAGGAAAACTCATTATAACAAAGTACAACAATTAA
- a CDS encoding TonB-dependent receptor: MNLLLMPKKRKWLLFVYPLLFIVTQAIAQTQNPIVSGTVISENGEALPGVTVQIENNDHKIVDSSITDEKGLFTTSALKLGEIYDFSFSSVGYQSTQIKSFAVKAGTNTLLARLKDNNEKLNEVVVVGYGTQQKRFVTGSVTKVSAEQLSNYSGSNFAQQLSGKAAGIQINEASGQPGSNPQIIIRGIGTLTAGRSPLVVVDGFPLTEGTSFNYINPNDIESLEVLKDPASASIYGSRAANGVILITTKKSKADTFNVTIDAYTGFQQRSDKVEYVNAHDAAIFFTEARDQGYISKDPANRSITDDRATRVAKGASLRELRLNYLDPYLNNQTGLTDTNWSNEIFRTAPISNINVALSGGNGKTSYYTSFNAFNQEGLVVENGLKRYSASIKLNNKISDRAEFGISLNPSYTTQRYYDANGSFDEPIGAIAVMYPFFKPYNDDGTLAISQQIKANQPEDGALVENPIAFLNMVKNNRTFFKLYGNTFFNYAILKGLKYKFTLGGDFSQSMFDLYNPSNLGAYRTPAPKPATASETDGSLTNYLLEHTLTYSKKIDKHDFTLLTGYSYQKENSFSTIITGANIADDNIDNIAGASSFTVNPNRYRWVQISYFSRLQYIFADKYITSFSYRMDGSSRFGAENRWGKFPSITAGWIFSKEGFFPEQDVVSFGKLRATWGRSGNNQIGSYGSLGIVTGGNAANNYIWGNTPASGFSASTTPNINLSWETNTSYNLGLDLQLFKKIDLTAEYYNATTSNLLLDVPVPQQSGFSSSLQNIGKVQNKGLDLSISASDINLGQVKWNPAANISFNKNEVLALAPGQTQIIAGDIGSIITKVGGPIAEFYGYQVVGVYKTQDQFNDTKIPKLPGTQMGDYMVKDVNGDGVIDTKDWTPMGTYSPKFTYGFSNSFAYKNFSLTFSLTGVEGRKVYESNLASRGEAGEGFALPTKYYFENRYHPIDNPNGTFAQPNLGNFSAARRATKASNLYILDGDYLRLRDVQLAYTLPSYIVKRAKIANMKIYVGGNNLFTITKYRGTNPEATTGSALTNGQATSNYPVARTFIFGTNISL; encoded by the coding sequence ATGAATCTATTATTAATGCCCAAAAAAAGAAAGTGGCTGTTATTTGTCTACCCTTTATTGTTTATTGTCACGCAAGCCATTGCACAAACACAAAATCCAATTGTATCGGGTACAGTAATATCCGAAAATGGCGAGGCTCTTCCGGGAGTAACCGTACAAATTGAAAACAATGATCATAAAATAGTGGACTCAAGTATTACCGACGAAAAAGGTTTATTTACAACTTCTGCCCTAAAATTAGGAGAAATCTATGACTTCTCTTTTTCTTCTGTGGGGTATCAATCTACTCAAATAAAATCATTTGCTGTAAAAGCTGGCACTAACACACTTTTGGCAAGGCTAAAAGATAACAACGAGAAATTAAACGAAGTGGTAGTCGTTGGTTATGGTACCCAACAGAAGCGTTTTGTTACGGGTTCTGTAACAAAAGTGAGTGCGGAGCAACTATCTAATTATAGCGGAAGTAACTTTGCCCAACAATTGAGCGGTAAAGCGGCCGGTATTCAAATTAACGAAGCCTCCGGGCAACCGGGTTCAAACCCTCAAATTATCATTCGCGGTATTGGTACACTAACTGCCGGACGCAGCCCTTTGGTTGTGGTAGATGGTTTTCCCCTAACGGAAGGAACTTCTTTCAATTACATTAATCCAAATGACATAGAAAGTCTTGAAGTGTTAAAAGATCCTGCATCAGCCTCTATATATGGTTCCAGAGCAGCAAACGGGGTAATTCTTATCACTACCAAAAAAAGTAAGGCTGACACGTTTAATGTAACTATAGATGCTTATACCGGATTTCAACAACGATCAGATAAAGTAGAATATGTTAATGCGCATGATGCTGCTATTTTTTTTACTGAAGCAAGAGATCAGGGATATATATCCAAAGATCCTGCAAACAGAAGCATAACCGATGATCGTGCGACCAGAGTTGCAAAAGGAGCTTCGCTTAGAGAATTACGTCTAAATTATCTGGATCCGTACCTGAACAATCAAACCGGCCTAACAGATACAAACTGGTCGAATGAAATATTCCGTACAGCACCTATAAGTAATATAAATGTGGCTTTGAGCGGCGGGAACGGAAAAACATCTTACTATACCTCATTCAATGCCTTTAATCAGGAAGGTCTAGTGGTCGAAAACGGACTAAAACGTTACAGTGCCAGTATAAAACTAAACAATAAAATATCTGATAGGGCTGAATTTGGTATAAGCCTTAATCCTTCTTATACAACACAACGGTATTATGATGCCAATGGTAGTTTTGACGAACCAATTGGTGCAATAGCAGTAATGTATCCTTTCTTCAAACCGTATAATGATGACGGTACTTTGGCTATTAGTCAACAAATAAAAGCCAATCAGCCCGAAGATGGTGCCTTGGTAGAAAATCCGATTGCTTTTCTTAATATGGTAAAAAACAACCGTACTTTCTTCAAACTTTATGGAAATACTTTTTTCAACTATGCTATATTAAAAGGCTTAAAATATAAATTTACTTTAGGTGGAGATTTTTCGCAAAGTATGTTTGATCTTTATAACCCATCTAATCTGGGAGCTTATCGTACGCCTGCGCCTAAGCCGGCAACTGCTTCAGAGACTGACGGATCATTAACGAATTACCTATTAGAACATACCTTAACATATTCTAAGAAAATTGACAAGCACGATTTTACACTTTTGACAGGCTACAGTTACCAGAAAGAAAATTCATTCTCAACGATTATAACCGGAGCAAATATTGCCGATGATAATATAGATAACATTGCCGGGGCCAGTTCTTTTACTGTAAATCCTAACAGGTACAGATGGGTGCAAATCTCTTATTTCTCAAGATTGCAATATATTTTTGCAGATAAATACATTACCTCGTTCTCTTATAGAATGGATGGTTCTTCAAGATTTGGAGCTGAAAACAGATGGGGGAAATTTCCATCAATAACAGCAGGTTGGATTTTCAGTAAAGAAGGATTCTTCCCTGAGCAAGATGTTGTTAGCTTTGGAAAATTGAGAGCGACCTGGGGACGTTCGGGCAATAATCAAATTGGTTCTTATGGTTCATTGGGTATTGTAACAGGAGGTAATGCCGCCAACAATTACATATGGGGTAATACGCCTGCGTCGGGCTTTAGTGCTTCAACAACACCAAATATAAACCTATCGTGGGAAACCAATACTTCTTACAATTTAGGTCTGGATTTGCAATTATTTAAAAAAATTGACCTTACTGCCGAATATTATAATGCTACTACTTCTAATTTATTGCTGGATGTGCCTGTTCCGCAACAATCGGGCTTTAGTAGCTCCTTACAAAATATTGGAAAAGTTCAAAATAAAGGATTAGACCTTAGCATCTCTGCCAGTGATATCAATTTAGGTCAGGTAAAATGGAATCCTGCTGCGAATATTTCTTTCAATAAAAATGAAGTATTGGCTTTGGCGCCAGGTCAGACACAAATAATTGCGGGTGATATAGGTAGTATTATTACAAAAGTGGGCGGTCCTATAGCCGAGTTTTACGGTTATCAGGTTGTGGGTGTGTATAAAACTCAGGATCAGTTCAATGACACAAAAATCCCAAAATTACCTGGTACACAAATGGGAGATTATATGGTAAAAGATGTAAATGGAGATGGCGTAATCGACACCAAAGACTGGACACCAATGGGGACTTATTCTCCAAAATTCACGTATGGATTCTCCAATTCTTTTGCTTACAAAAACTTCTCATTAACCTTTTCGTTAACGGGTGTTGAGGGTCGTAAGGTATATGAATCAAATTTGGCCTCAAGAGGAGAAGCCGGAGAAGGATTTGCTCTGCCAACAAAATATTATTTTGAAAACAGATACCATCCTATTGATAATCCGAATGGAACTTTTGCTCAGCCCAATTTAGGAAATTTTTCAGCAGCCCGCAGAGCTACAAAAGCATCAAATTTGTATATCCTTGATGGCGATTATTTAAGGCTTCGTGATGTACAATTGGCCTATACGCTTCCTTCATATATAGTAAAAAGAGCCAAAATAGCGAACATGAAAATTTATGTAGGCGGAAATAATTTGTTCACCATTACAAAATACAGAGGAACTAATCCAGAAGCAACTACAGGCTCTGCCTTAACAAACGGGCAGGCAACATCCAATTATCCTGTAGCCAGGACGTTTATTTTTGGTACCAATATTTCTCTTTAA
- a CDS encoding RagB/SusD family nutrient uptake outer membrane protein: protein MKKIFFAIIGAVSLVSCTNDLDQHPITDKESGKFLTTETEVEEYVVATYASLQANGLYGLYLPAMGEVPSDNTYEEVPANDGAMYGDLEEFKTVPANGMLADNWKASYVTIQRCNVILNRIAGVAYKTDAVKSSRIGEMKFIRALIYFNMVQFYGDVPLTTDETKDPNVYFGKGRQPAADVYKQIIQDLTDAISTLPTSTTQPGRVIKTAAQTLLGKVYLVQKDYANAKIQIDAVVNSGAHALFNDSTTLFDLANENVSEFIFSVQFGSGINSNTEGSTMVQQFSPSGVMSGAKGHSLPTKELYSKYIAGDKRKDNYVKLSSAGTPYNNKLKKPVAPTPPADGGSNTVVLRYADVLLMQAEIENELGNTLTTAKPALDKVRNRAGLAPSTALTQADLRDAIELERRLELIGEGYRWLDLLRTGKAISTMNAWFISQNKPTTVTSQFLLMPIPQNQRDADPTITQNKDYQ, encoded by the coding sequence ATGAAAAAAATATTTTTTGCAATAATTGGTGCTGTCTCTCTTGTTTCCTGCACCAACGACCTGGATCAACATCCTATAACCGATAAAGAGTCAGGTAAGTTTTTGACCACCGAAACCGAAGTAGAAGAATATGTAGTGGCAACTTATGCCTCATTACAGGCAAATGGATTGTATGGATTGTATTTGCCTGCCATGGGCGAAGTACCTTCTGACAATACTTATGAAGAAGTACCGGCAAATGACGGTGCAATGTATGGAGATTTAGAAGAATTTAAAACCGTTCCGGCAAATGGAATGCTTGCCGATAACTGGAAAGCCAGCTATGTTACCATACAACGCTGTAATGTGATATTGAACAGAATAGCCGGAGTAGCCTACAAAACAGATGCTGTAAAAAGCTCCAGAATTGGAGAGATGAAGTTCATAAGAGCGTTAATTTACTTTAATATGGTACAATTTTATGGTGATGTTCCTTTGACAACTGACGAAACCAAAGATCCAAATGTTTATTTTGGTAAAGGTCGCCAACCGGCAGCCGATGTCTATAAGCAAATTATCCAGGACCTTACAGATGCGATTTCGACTTTACCTACATCGACAACACAACCGGGACGTGTAATAAAAACGGCGGCCCAGACTTTACTGGGAAAGGTTTATCTTGTACAAAAAGATTATGCTAACGCAAAAATCCAAATTGATGCTGTTGTAAATTCTGGTGCACACGCGCTATTCAACGATTCAACGACACTTTTTGATTTGGCAAACGAAAATGTAAGTGAATTCATTTTTTCAGTGCAGTTTGGTTCTGGTATAAACAGTAATACAGAGGGCAGCACTATGGTTCAACAGTTTTCACCTTCGGGTGTAATGAGTGGTGCCAAAGGACATAGCTTGCCTACCAAAGAATTGTACAGCAAATATATTGCCGGGGATAAAAGAAAAGATAACTATGTTAAGCTTTCTTCTGCCGGTACTCCGTACAATAATAAGCTCAAAAAACCCGTAGCGCCAACACCTCCTGCTGATGGCGGAAGTAATACAGTGGTACTTCGCTATGCAGACGTGTTATTGATGCAGGCCGAAATTGAAAACGAATTGGGTAATACACTTACAACGGCAAAACCAGCATTAGACAAAGTAAGAAACAGAGCCGGACTTGCTCCTTCAACTGCCCTTACACAAGCTGATTTGCGTGATGCCATTGAACTCGAAAGACGTTTAGAATTGATAGGAGAAGGATATCGTTGGCTGGATTTACTTAGAACCGGAAAAGCCATAAGTACGATGAACGCTTGGTTTATTTCTCAAAACAAACCGACCACAGTAACTTCTCAGTTCCTTTTAATGCCTATACCTCAAAATCAAAGAGATGCTGATCCTACCATAACACAAAATAAGGACTATCAATAG
- a CDS encoding MBL fold metallo-hydrolase, whose protein sequence is MKKLSIALFTFFIYTFAIAQENNDTTNILWKEGYMDIHHINTGRGVCTFFILPDGTTMMVDAGDMDDTYYAGPDSRSWPLTVTPAYPDNSKNSGEWIVDYMKQVYPQVKQIDYALITHFHTDHMGVIRPDSKLALQGGYKLTGITQVGDLVPIKKLIDRSAPNYNFPLDLNKYYTEENSIFLNYQKFIAENQKKGLKAEGLDVGNSDQLVLIKNKKKYPDFHITGVKSSGTIWTGVGNQTQEYITADSIVKKGKFNENPLSLAIKLSYGKFDYFTGGDNTGLQGYGLPKWFDTETPMAKAVGKVEVTTLDHHGNRDGTNENFLSYLQPQVVVEQTWCSDHPGQEVMHRLLSDHIYKGEKNIFATNIQEVTKHTLGYWFTKGYKSMFGHVIVRVLPGGNSFYVLIAETVNGKIQIKKSFGPYNSN, encoded by the coding sequence ATGAAAAAGCTATCAATAGCATTGTTCACTTTTTTTATTTACACTTTTGCAATAGCACAAGAAAATAATGACACAACCAATATTCTTTGGAAAGAAGGTTACATGGACATACACCATATCAACACTGGTCGGGGTGTCTGTACTTTTTTTATATTGCCGGACGGAACAACCATGATGGTTGATGCCGGTGATATGGACGACACCTATTATGCAGGACCAGATTCCAGAAGTTGGCCATTGACGGTAACACCTGCCTATCCTGATAATAGTAAAAATTCAGGCGAGTGGATTGTTGATTATATGAAACAGGTTTATCCGCAGGTAAAACAAATTGATTATGCTCTTATTACCCATTTCCATACAGATCACATGGGAGTCATTCGACCAGATAGCAAATTAGCTTTGCAAGGCGGATACAAACTTACGGGAATTACGCAGGTTGGTGATTTGGTTCCCATCAAAAAACTGATTGATCGTAGCGCTCCTAACTACAATTTCCCTCTTGATTTGAATAAATATTATACCGAAGAAAACAGTATTTTCCTTAATTATCAAAAATTCATTGCAGAAAACCAAAAAAAGGGCTTGAAAGCAGAAGGTCTTGATGTGGGAAATTCAGATCAATTGGTCCTTATAAAAAACAAAAAAAAATATCCGGATTTCCATATAACCGGAGTTAAGAGCAGCGGTACTATATGGACCGGTGTTGGCAATCAAACACAGGAATACATTACAGCCGACAGCATCGTTAAAAAAGGAAAATTCAACGAAAATCCTTTGAGCCTTGCTATAAAACTTAGCTACGGGAAATTTGATTACTTCACCGGTGGAGATAACACCGGATTGCAAGGCTATGGTTTACCCAAATGGTTTGATACAGAAACCCCCATGGCCAAAGCCGTAGGCAAAGTAGAAGTAACAACTTTAGATCATCATGGTAATCGTGATGGTACCAACGAAAATTTTCTTTCGTATTTGCAACCACAGGTTGTGGTAGAGCAAACCTGGTGCAGCGACCATCCCGGTCAGGAAGTAATGCACAGACTTTTATCAGACCATATTTACAAGGGAGAAAAAAATATTTTTGCGACCAATATTCAAGAAGTAACCAAGCACACCTTAGGCTATTGGTTTACCAAAGGATATAAAAGTATGTTCGGACACGTAATTGTTCGGGTTTTACCCGGAGGCAATTCGTTTTATGTTCTTATTGCCGAGACAGTAAACGGTAAGATTCAAATAAAAAAATCATTCGGACCCTATAATTCTAATTAA
- a CDS encoding glycerophosphodiester phosphodiesterase family protein: MSNKYLALILLTTLFCYQAEAQKKGKSVSPQQKLEQLFNPKNNEILVTAHRGDWRNAPENSLLALKYCIDMGVDIMELDLKRTKDGQLIVMHDRTIDRTTNGKGKPEDYTLEEIQKFKLKNGLGRPTLHQIPTFEEMLITAKGKILIDVDKGYEYFGEVVALIKKHNMYDQTFINIDDNTNLESVESKYGKVDPEAVLMPIIRYTDSHAEEIVNSYMRHKKTVFQPVFDTDTVKTINNLPTLKQKGYGVWINSLWASLNGGHDDDTAVDENKPDESWGWIIKKGANVIQTDRPKELLQYLKNKKLHQ, encoded by the coding sequence ATGTCTAATAAATATTTAGCCCTTATTCTTCTAACAACTCTTTTTTGTTATCAGGCAGAGGCTCAAAAAAAAGGAAAGTCGGTTTCGCCACAACAGAAACTAGAACAATTATTTAATCCAAAAAATAACGAAATATTGGTAACCGCTCACCGAGGCGATTGGAGAAACGCACCAGAAAATTCTTTATTGGCATTAAAATATTGCATCGATATGGGTGTTGATATTATGGAACTCGATTTGAAAAGAACCAAAGATGGTCAGTTGATTGTAATGCATGACAGAACCATTGATCGTACTACTAACGGCAAAGGAAAACCGGAAGATTACACTTTGGAAGAGATTCAAAAATTTAAACTTAAAAATGGTTTGGGTAGACCTACTTTACATCAAATTCCAACATTTGAAGAAATGCTTATTACCGCAAAAGGCAAAATATTGATTGACGTAGACAAGGGTTACGAATATTTTGGCGAAGTGGTAGCACTCATCAAAAAACATAATATGTACGATCAGACATTCATCAATATTGATGACAACACCAATTTAGAAAGTGTGGAATCGAAATATGGAAAAGTAGATCCGGAAGCAGTATTAATGCCTATTATTCGCTATACAGACAGTCATGCCGAAGAGATTGTAAACAGCTACATGAGACATAAAAAAACTGTTTTTCAGCCTGTTTTTGACACCGATACAGTCAAAACAATTAATAATTTACCAACGCTGAAACAGAAAGGTTATGGTGTTTGGATTAACAGTCTTTGGGCGTCTTTAAACGGTGGTCATGATGATGATACTGCGGTAGATGAGAACAAACCTGATGAATCATGGGGATGGATAATAAAAAAAGGAGCTAATGTAATTCAAACTGATAGGCCAAAAGAATTACTGCAATATTTGAAAAATAAAAAATTACATCAATAA